Proteins from a genomic interval of uncultured Desulfuromusa sp.:
- a CDS encoding ABC transporter substrate-binding protein codes for MRATPQLTKILLVLLFTGFIFSPPLAAESIRVGTWKTAQTIQPFFYRQFLPEEVQVEISSFTNPADQKTALLAGSLQMTGTTLAHAIYSAVQGQPVVIVAALCNKCSALVVGKNSDIHSEKDLKGKTIGYVPGTMHEILLRETLTRNGISPETDVKLVRIDFFDMGTALGRGNIDAFLSGEPFPTLAVKKGYGRILSYPYYDDSVGTINAGMLVTQSMIDKNPELVSQLVQAHAKATVYLSNHQSEWLKAAANFGTPLNILQSAAPNMELGWDMNEAFIRQVKTLGQRMQALGIIPVQPDYDKLLNLSFVRQVRSKMP; via the coding sequence ATGAGAGCCACACCTCAACTGACAAAAATCCTTCTTGTTCTGTTATTTACCGGATTCATCTTCAGCCCTCCGCTGGCCGCCGAATCAATCCGTGTCGGCACCTGGAAAACGGCCCAGACCATTCAGCCGTTTTTCTACCGGCAGTTTTTGCCGGAAGAAGTGCAAGTTGAAATTAGCTCCTTCACCAATCCGGCGGATCAGAAAACCGCACTATTGGCTGGAAGTCTGCAAATGACCGGAACAACGCTGGCCCACGCCATTTACTCTGCAGTGCAGGGACAGCCGGTGGTGATTGTCGCGGCACTCTGCAATAAATGTTCGGCACTGGTCGTCGGAAAAAACAGTGATATTCATTCAGAAAAAGACCTTAAAGGAAAAACCATCGGCTATGTCCCGGGCACCATGCATGAAATTCTGCTGCGGGAAACCCTGACCCGTAATGGTATTTCACCTGAAACCGATGTCAAGCTGGTCAGGATTGATTTTTTTGACATGGGGACGGCACTGGGACGCGGCAATATCGACGCCTTCCTTTCAGGTGAGCCATTCCCGACCCTGGCCGTCAAAAAAGGCTACGGACGGATTCTTTCTTACCCCTACTATGATGATTCTGTTGGCACCATCAATGCCGGAATGCTGGTCACACAATCGATGATCGATAAAAATCCGGAACTGGTATCCCAACTGGTCCAGGCCCATGCCAAAGCCACGGTTTATCTTTCCAATCATCAGAGCGAATGGCTGAAAGCGGCGGCAAATTTCGGCACCCCGCTGAATATTTTACAGAGCGCAGCGCCAAACATGGAACTTGGCTGGGATATGAACGAAGCCTTTATTCGCCAGGTTAAAACATTAGGGCAGCGCATGCAGGCACTGGGAATTATTCCGGTCCAGCCTGACTACGACAAATTGCTTAACCTTTCTTTTGTCCGACAGGTCAGAAGCAAAATGCCATGA
- a CDS encoding ABC transporter permease, protein MPWLLPILLLLIWFIISETGAIPTYLLPHPRQILVAAFNYLFAEPGMAPYAGRFLSDFYASMLRVLSGFSLAVLIGLPLGILSGRVEQVSLLLSTSINGLRAVPGISLLPLALIWFGIGLKTTIFLVALAAFFPIYLNAEAGARQVSPTLLQAGAMLGGSPLRGVFSVLFPAAMPHIVTGLRLGMGISWSYLVLGELTGVPNGLGALIMDARMLGRIDIIVVGIILIAMIGKICDSGLHLLLQLCFKSARRLA, encoded by the coding sequence TTGCCCTGGCTGTTGCCGATATTACTGCTGCTGATCTGGTTCATCATCAGTGAAACCGGTGCCATTCCCACATACCTGTTACCACACCCGCGCCAAATTCTGGTTGCAGCTTTCAATTATCTGTTTGCCGAACCCGGTATGGCTCCTTATGCCGGGCGTTTTTTGAGTGATTTTTATGCCAGCATGCTGCGGGTACTGTCCGGTTTCAGCCTGGCGGTTCTCATCGGACTCCCTCTGGGGATTCTTTCCGGTCGGGTCGAACAGGTCAGTCTTCTCCTCTCTACCAGCATCAATGGTTTGCGAGCCGTTCCCGGCATCAGCTTGCTACCACTGGCCCTGATCTGGTTTGGCATTGGTTTAAAAACCACCATTTTTCTCGTTGCTTTGGCTGCGTTTTTCCCGATTTATCTCAATGCCGAAGCCGGAGCCCGCCAGGTCAGTCCAACATTACTCCAGGCTGGAGCCATGCTTGGCGGTAGTCCGTTACGTGGTGTTTTTTCGGTCCTCTTTCCCGCAGCCATGCCACATATTGTGACCGGACTGCGTCTCGGCATGGGAATTTCCTGGTCCTACCTGGTGTTGGGTGAGCTGACGGGAGTGCCCAACGGATTGGGGGCCCTGATCATGGATGCGCGGATGCTTGGACGTATCGATATCATTGTTGTTGGTATCATCCTGATTGCGATGATCGGCAAAATCTGCGACTCAGGTCTTCACCTGTTGTTACAGCTCTGTTTTAAAAGTGCCCGGAGGCTCGCATGA
- a CDS encoding rhodanese-like domain-containing protein gives MCNRFISFFSLLAVLLLFSTPALSFDNKFEKEVKAEKQAVKLLRETQRGGYDIVTTEELKKWLDDGKDMLVIDTMPFEDSYKKAHVPGAKQFLFPIPDMVTWDDNETAGKSIQNYEELLGPDKDKLIVIYCGFVKCTRSHNGAVWAKKLGYKNVYRYPGGVFAWRGADYPIEK, from the coding sequence ATGTGCAACCGGTTCATCTCTTTCTTTTCTCTATTAGCGGTTCTCCTGTTGTTCAGCACACCGGCTTTGAGCTTCGATAACAAATTTGAGAAAGAAGTCAAAGCTGAAAAGCAGGCCGTAAAATTATTGCGCGAAACCCAACGCGGTGGTTACGATATTGTCACCACGGAAGAACTGAAAAAATGGCTGGACGATGGAAAAGACATGCTCGTCATCGACACCATGCCCTTTGAGGATAGTTACAAAAAAGCTCATGTTCCCGGAGCAAAGCAGTTTTTATTTCCAATCCCCGATATGGTGACCTGGGATGATAATGAAACTGCCGGGAAATCAATACAGAACTATGAAGAGTTGCTGGGTCCGGACAAAGACAAGCTGATCGTCATCTACTGTGGTTTTGTCAAATGTACTCGTAGCCATAACGGTGCGGTTTGGGCCAAAAAACTCGGCTACAAAAATGTCTATCGTTATCCCGGAGGCGTCTTTGCCTGGAGAGGTGCTGATTATCCGATAGAAAAATAA
- a CDS encoding ABC transporter ATP-binding protein → MNSPLKIVHCQQQPEPAPPLLKVEKLGRSFISAGNGRNHVLQNVSFSAQNGEFLCILGRSGCGKTTLLKLLAGFISPGHGTISLNNQPVCRPGPERCVVFQEDALFPWLTVRENIAFGLSGKSWNKKEKNREIDRFLDLVGLSDFGSYLPHEISGGMKQRVALARVLILNPRVLLMDEPFAALDAQTREEMQNLLLELWREFAHTILFVTHDVSEAVLLADRILLFDKNPGTIQKDVSVALPRPRETGSNNFISCCRDIKEQLKIR, encoded by the coding sequence ATGAATTCACCTCTTAAAATTGTCCATTGCCAACAGCAGCCGGAGCCCGCCCCTCCCTTGCTGAAAGTAGAAAAGCTGGGGAGAAGTTTCATTTCCGCCGGAAACGGGCGAAATCATGTTCTTCAGAATGTCAGTTTCAGTGCTCAGAATGGAGAGTTCCTCTGTATTCTTGGCCGGAGTGGCTGTGGAAAAACCACCTTACTGAAACTGCTTGCCGGTTTTATCTCTCCCGGACACGGCACCATCAGCCTCAACAACCAGCCGGTCTGCCGGCCAGGCCCGGAACGTTGTGTTGTCTTTCAGGAGGACGCCCTGTTCCCATGGCTCACAGTCAGAGAAAATATAGCTTTTGGATTAAGTGGCAAGTCGTGGAACAAAAAAGAAAAAAACAGAGAAATAGATCGCTTTCTTGATCTGGTCGGGCTGAGTGACTTTGGCAGTTATCTGCCCCATGAAATTTCCGGTGGGATGAAACAGCGGGTCGCCCTGGCCCGGGTCCTGATCTTGAACCCCCGGGTCCTGCTCATGGACGAACCCTTTGCCGCACTTGATGCCCAGACCCGGGAGGAGATGCAGAACCTGCTGTTAGAGCTCTGGCGGGAATTTGCCCACACTATCCTGTTTGTCACCCACGATGTCAGCGAAGCCGTTCTGCTAGCCGACCGGATTCTGCTGTTCGATAAAAATCCGGGAACCATCCAGAAAGATGTTTCCGTCGCTCTGCCCCGACCACGGGAAACCGGTAGCAACAACTTTATCTCCTGCTGCCGTGACATCAAGGAGCAGCTGAAAATACGTTAG